A single genomic interval of Zingiber officinale cultivar Zhangliang chromosome 4A, Zo_v1.1, whole genome shotgun sequence harbors:
- the LOC121973423 gene encoding 40S ribosomal protein S5-like produces the protein MVIQQQEVKLFNRWSFDDVEVSDMSLANYIAVTPPKHATYLPQTAGRYSAKRFRKAQCPIIERLTNSLMMHGRNNGKKLMVVCIIKHAMEIIHLLTDANPIQIVVDATINK, from the exons ATGGTGATCCAGCAACAGGAGGTTAAGCTCTTTAATCGCTGGTCGTTCGACGATGTCGAG GTCAGTGACATGTCTCTTGCTAATTACATCGCTGTGACTCCTCCAAAACATGCTACATACCTTCCTCAAACTGCTGGAAGATATTCTGCTAAGAGGTTCCGCAAGGCTCAGTGCCCAATTATTGAAAGACTTACCAATTCTTTGATGATGCATGGCCGGAACAATGGAAAGAAGCTTATGGTTGTCTGCATAATTAAACATGCTATGGAAATTATTCATTTGCTTACTGATGCAAATCCAATCCAAATTGTGGTTGATGCGACCATTAACaagtaa